One Hippoglossus stenolepis isolate QCI-W04-F060 chromosome 6, HSTE1.2, whole genome shotgun sequence genomic window, GACCGACGCAGAACAAAGACTTGACTGAGGCCGAgcacctctgagttccatatgagcaaagagaaacacgcagataaAGTAAATGACGATGGAGACAGCAGGACTTCCCCCCCGTGGGTGAGGCCATCCATGTCTGTTTCTACCTGAGACTAATCCCTCCTGCTTCCCATGATTCCTGTTACAAGTgtgatttctagtaatcagacagtgaattcttataattctaataattgtgtttctgttgcttgaACTCCACagataattaagacattctaaatgatttacaggtcaaatttccatctcACTATTCTTTCCAAATGGAGTCTTTTTAGCTGTGTGGACGTCACTGGACTCTTTTCCACTCCCACACTACTGACTGAGGATGTCctgttggatgtgtgtgtgtgtgtgtgtgtgtgtgtgtgtgtgtgtgtgtgtgtgtgtgtgtgtgtgtgtgtgtgtgtgtgtgtgtgtgtgtgtgtgtgtgtgtctctatgagAAATGGGAGGGTAGAAACTCCAGGCTGCTTGATTGCTCAGATAGTCGTCTACATTAGAGCTTCAGAGGAGTCCTCTTGCGTCCACAGGCTTCATACATTAAAAACCCTCCAGAAGACGAAGAGGCCTCGGGCAGAACCTGCCCCTCTTCATCTTTCGCTCATCGCCACGACAACGAGGTACGGTTAAATCCAAATCCTTTATTTCTCAAGGTTTTAGAATCTGTTTCTACCTTTAACATGGGAACAAAAGGGAAGTAGGTCTGCTGACAGATCCTCGGGAGCTCGACCAGGAGAAAGACGATGTGGGAAAAGTGTTGACTGGGTGgttgagttgcattgtgggtagaCACCAGGTTTTGCATAGGAAGAAGAATTCGTGCCCtgaaaaaagtttaaaatgttataatgttATGAGGCCAAATCAGTGGATTACTCAGCCAGTATCTATTATTAtcaatctctgtctgtctgcatgtggaaCGTTTATCTGGTGAACCGCTCATCTCAGCGACTTCATACCTGGCAAGTGGGTTTTTAATGGCCGAGGAAGAGCAGAGTTaagtttggtgcgatttggacatgagaacattcaatattaatacaaattgaataaagAGGTGACCAGCGGTCAGTCGGTCAGTGGGGGacagtgtgtcttcagtctgtggagTAGAACATGTCTTCTTCGTCCTAAACGACAGCAGCAAGCGACAACTGGGTCCTTTTgattatttgactgtttttatttcatcatatcGGAGTGAGACACATTCTCTAGTGTCACAGacgctgatctccgtcatggcagcgacattcatagaatcatttcctgtttggcaattaGTCAACGAAGTAAAAGCACTAAAGTTAGTTCTGTCGCTGCAGTGCTTTGGATCTGGCTGAATTACggatcttttattttgtaatattttgttgtgaacttgggtctgaagactCTGAAATAGTCAACATGTGACGTGTGTATGAAAAACAGtggttcagtaaatcattcacacttatatataaaccacacacagtgaacagtaATAGAGATTATAATagatcttcactgcagataaaccaggtgggatgaacacaaagttttctaacttccctctgaaccatagactgtttataaaagtctctgcacacaaacaataaaaagtgacagtagaTCGTAGAagagtttgaggacgactcactaatgacgaggaataaATCTGAAGAATCGTcgacacaggacaagagaacacaacGTTACAAACAAGCAGGTTTACTTTGTGAAACGTTTGCTGTAGGTTgtgaaataacttttaataACCTATtgtggttttagtttttctacCTCTGTGACAGTTCAGCCGAGCAggtctgcctcctcctcctcctcctcctcctcctcctcctcctgtgtttctgttatACAACGTTTGAAAACATAATCAGATTAACCcacaaagaaaaatctgaacTCCAGATATCAAacacttttcctcttttcttgcTTCTCACTCCAGACCATGACCCACGAGCACAACCTCTCAGACTACATAAATGGCACGCCGTGGTTCATCCACGACTGCACCCTTGAGCCAGACGAGGACTACAGGCGCATTGGCCTCTTCCTGCTCTACCTCTTCATCTTCGTGGTGGGCCTGCTGGAGAATGTGCTGGTACTGTGGGTGAACTGGAGCAGGCGTCACTCCGCCAACGGGGTTCTCTTCTGCGTCATCAACGTGAGCCTGTCGGACCTGATGATGATTGTGATCCTGCCCTTCTTCCTCATGGAGGTGACCATGGCCGACGTTTGGCTGTGGGGCCGCTTCCTCTGCAAGGTCACCAACCTCATCTACGTGGTCAACTTCTACAGCAGCTCCCTCTTCCTGGCCTGCATGACCTTGGAGCGCTACCTGTCCCTGACCAGGCCCTCGTCTCCGGCCCTCTTCCCTGTGGTGGGCCGGCGGCGCTGGGTGCTCTGCGGAGGCCTGtggctcttctcttttttcctggCCCTGTTTGAGAATGTCCATGTGGACCTTCTGGAGTGGGACGAGCCCGGCTGCTACATGATACCCGAGCACAACTACGACGACTGGTTTGTTTTCGTGCACTTCCTCTGCTCAATCTTCCAGTTCATAGGCCCCGCGGCCGTCATCATCACCTGCAACGTGCTGATCGCTCGAGCGGTCAAAGCGACTCCAGATGTGCAGGGGGCCGGGACGTGTGGCTGGTGCACGTTTACCCCCTGGTCTTCGTCATGTGCTGGCTGCCCTACCACCTGGTGGTGTTCCTGATGGTCATCGACCTCCTCGACCCTACATCTTCAACTGCAACACCATGCATGTCCTCTACTTCTCCTACAGCCTGGTGCAGTGCCTGTCGCTTTCCACTGCGTCGCCAACCCCATCCTCTACAACTTCCTCAGCCAGAGCTTCTGTAAAACCTGATCAACACGGTGCTGACCCACATACccagagaggtggagcaggtggGAGCAGGGAACCAGCCCGGTGCTCCTAACGGCGGCGGCGGTCCGGGGGGGCAGCGCAAGTTGAGTAACGTCAGCACAAGCCAGTCTGACGTGGGATCATAAGTCAGAAGCTGAGGATCGAGTCAAGAACAGAACTAAACCCAGTCTCTGAAAACCAGAGTTCACTTTCCTCTCGtaatccacttcctgtttttttaatcgTGTACCTgatcagttttaaaaaaagagggaagcaggaaatgtttgatgtcttttagtttttcttctcaAAGCTGCTCATCTCCCACAGGAAAACGTGGCGGCCTCTGAAATGTGGCGGcagcaggaatgtgtgtgtaaacaaagCTGCCAGATGAGTCGTGCTCGTCCACACGTTAACATCTCACTTCACTGAAGGGACCAGTGTCACACGACGGATCAATTAAAGCATTTAttgttgtactgttgttgtcTTTAAGATCTGTTCAAATGCAATAAAACTCCCTTCAACACTGTTTGTATCCATCTGAGCTGGAAAAGCTGAGCAGCATcttcagggtttctgcaggttgaGGTTCAATTCAAGATGTTTTCAGATCTTTGTGAAGTACGACAGGTACGAGGGATTATCAGAGTTACAGAAGTACTTACACTTCACTGCAACTACAcagttatcagttccatgtttgtagttttattacagcgtgtTAATACtgaggaagaacaacaacacatggaGACAAACTGGTGGGTTCAGAGGACGGGGCAGAGGCGGCCCCCCGCTACAGGTGTGGAGAGAAGGGACATTGGGCGAGGGAGTGTCCGGAGGAAcgaggtgcagctgctcaggtgGATTGGAGGAGGGGCCAGGAGAGAGCGGTGGGAACTCACACAGTatcacacccacaccacacatacaGGAAGGTGACacatgtcactgacacacacagacacagttgttgtgccataatgcatcaaacgtgataccataaaatggtgtgcctttcggcattcaataaatttggttatcaaaataaaatataaaatataaatatttcattattaatattaaataataactttaattgattaaagttacctcggggcaccacccttcaaaggaagggaaaagatagccaatttattgaataagtcttataaaagtactaactacaaatttggaactctgattaacaattaacttaataactataaccaaaattaacatatagatagttagctaagttgaaggatatggagttcttgacagtgtagaggttggcaaaattcacttatgcaacattaatgaaaaaacatttattaaagacaaatgtttattatgaatataataaagtataaaatcacaaattactaacggtctaattactaaacaaagataggtatgtgtgtgtgtctgtgtgagtcagcgtgctttcaaaatggcggctggccaattgaatataacaccctcccccctattggaatgtttacgacctgtagagataatgaggtgaagagttatgcgtgtgtctgtgtgtgtgccaaattagagaaagttactagattggatgcaacgaaagactgtgaagagcataactagcattaactttctcaacaacttgtaaccacaatatcacaacacaaatcaaacttataaacatcatacagaatcgaataaacagtcttgcttagcctagtataattattaagcccagttgtgttacccgtccgtggaaaggggaaaaaggaagttgctgtgcagttcgaagtccTGTGAAGTCGTCTGGCTGGTTGTGGCTCCCGCCTTAGtggttctgttgagctgtgcagctcagttgctggctgaagtttgcaagcaggacatcgagtcgctgctaggacgttggtagagcttggagtgcgaagaggtttccttggtgagatgagctggaagctgcaccttggtgctcctctcgaagagttggatgggaagagaagatgtgagctggagaagaggctcgacagccttccctcctgtggaaggattgtagtAAGAGCGAGAAAAtagggggaacaggccttattttggcccggtgacctcacaggtcatggggtccagagtgaccaatgggagttgaaacctgtgtccctggggggggtttcacacctctgtgacgttgatgccctctgggagactgagtcctggagggacatgcggcttcaggcttttggcTGCACATATAGGCAGAGCTTTGGTCTCCcaaaaaccatgtcccaacacaGTGCATGCGAGAGGACTCTGCAttgtacatcacatgttcatatgggTCCTGATATCACATATgaaaaacaatggtttagagatgaatgataaacctttgataaCACATTTATGCTGGGACACAGATCAGTGTGTGGGTTTATCATCTGATCAGAGACACAGTCTGAAATGTTTCAAGTCTCAGACTCCAGCGCACACATCTCACTTGCTAAaggtgaaaaactaaaatggaaAGACCAAGGTCTCTTtgctaaaatatttaaaaaatgtcactgATTGGAAAAATACTAAGGATGCATCCGTACTATATTCCCCCCCAACTGCATGcatataaaaagtgttttttctgttacaGCGCAGAGAACTGTTCATCTGGTGCCTTTAATGTCGTCGACTAATCATTTTTTATCTCAAATAGATAAATCTCCGCCCGACAGGAAATCCCTAAGACACTGTGGGCTCAAGGCAAACATGACGATGGCTTAATAAAAACTGCTGAACCTGTAGTTATTAACGCTTTAACCTGACTACAGGTCCTCCCAACAGCAATATCCATTCAAAACTGAAGCCATTCAAGGCATTACTCCGGTTTTTGGATCATTACGAAAAGCAGGAGTAATCATTCCCTGGCATCACTCACCAGTACGCACTCCTATGTTTCAcgtgaaaaatctaaattgcaATTTGTTTGACAAAAGTAAATTTTCTGGGTCATGTGAGCAGAGGGCAAATCCCTCTCACCCAAACATATCGAGACTCGACCGACGCAGAACAAAGACTTGACTGAGGCCGAgcacctctgagttccatatgagcaaagagaaacacgcagataaAGTAAATGACGATGGAGACAGCAGGACTTCCCCCCTGTGGGTGAGGCCATCCATGTCTGTTTCTACCTGAGACTAATCCCTCCTGCTTCCCATGATTCCTGTTACAAGTgtgatttctagtaatcagacagtgaattcttataattctaataattgtgtttctgttgcttgaACTCCACagataattaagacattctaaatgatttacaggtcaaatttccatctcACTATTCTTTCCAAATGGAGTCTTTTTAGCTGTGTGGACGTCACTGGACTCTTTTCCACTCCCACACTACTGACTGAGGATGTCctgttggatgtgtgtgtgtgtgtgtgtgtgtgtgtgtgtgtgtgtgtgtgtgtgtgtgtgtgtgtgtgtgtgtgtgtgtgtgtgtctatgagaAATGGGAGGGTAGAAACTCCAGGCTGCTTGATTGCTCAGATAGTCGTCTACATTAGAGCTTCAGAGGAGTCCTCTTGCGTCCACAGGCTTCAGACATTAAAAACCCTCCAGAAGACGAAGAGGCCTCGGGCAAAACCTGCCCCTCTTCATCTTTCGCTCATCGCCACGACAACGAGGTACGGTTAAATCCAAATCCTTTATTTCTCAAGGTTTTAGAATCTGTTTCTACCTTTAACATGGGAACAAAAGGGAAGTAGGTCTGCTGACAGATCCTCGGGAGCTCGACCAGGAGAAAGACGATGTGGGAAAAGTGTTGACTGGGTGgttgagttgcattgtgggtagaCACCAGGTTTTGCATAGGAAGAAGAATTCGTGCCCtgaaaaaagtttaaaatgttataatgttATGAGGCCAAATCAGTGGATTACTCAGCCAGTATCTATTATTAtcaatctctgtctgtctgcatgtggaaCGTTTATCTGGTGAACCGCTCATCTCAGCGACTTCATACCTGGCAAGTGGGTTTTTAATGGCCGAGGGAAGAGCAGAGTTaagtttggtgcgatttggacacgtgaaacattcaatattaatacaaattgaataaagAGGTGACCAGCGGTCAGTAGCTGTCAGTGGGGGGGacagtgtgtcttcagtctgtggagTAGAACATGTCTTCTTCGTCCTAAACGACAACAGCAAGCGTCAACTGGGTCCTTTTgattatttgactgtttttatttcatcatatcGGAGTGAGACACATTCTCTAGTGTCACAGacgctgatctccgtcatggcagcgacattcatagaatcatttcctgtttggcaattaGTCAACGAAGTAAAAGCACTAAAGTTAGTTCTGTCGCTGCAGTGCTTTGGATCTGGCTGAATTACggatcttttattttgtaatattttgttgtgaacttgggtctgaagactCTGAAATAGTCAACATGTGACGTGTGTATGAAAAACAGtggttcagtaaatcattcacacttatatataaaccacacacagtgaacagtaATAGAGATTATAATagatcttcactgcagataaaccaggtgggatgaacacaaagttttctaacttccctct contains:
- the LOC118110779 gene encoding LOW QUALITY PROTEIN: G-protein coupled receptor 182 (The sequence of the model RefSeq protein was modified relative to this genomic sequence to represent the inferred CDS: inserted 4 bases in 4 codons), with the protein product MTHEHNLSDYINGTPWFIHDCTLEPDEDYRRIGLFLLYLFIFVVGLLENVLVLWVNWSRRHSANGVLFCVINVSLSDLMMIVILPFFLMEVTMADVWLWGRFLCKVTNLIYVVNFYSSSLFLACMTLERYLSLTRPSSPALFPVVGRRRWVLCGGLWLFSFFLALFENVHVDLLEWDEPGCYMIPEHNYDDWFVFVHFLCSIFQFIGPAAVIITCNVLIARAVKATPDVQGXRDVWLVHVYPLVFVMCWLPYHLVVFLMVIDLLDPXIFNCNTMHVLYFSYSLVQCLSXFHCVANPILYNFLSQSFCXNLINTVLTHIPREVEQVGAGNQPGAPNGGGGPGGQRKLSNVSTSQSDVGS